The Streptomyces sp. NBC_01463 DNA window TCGTGCTCGTCTGCCGGCCCGAACCGAGCGTGCTGCGGGCGGCGGCCTGCGGTCTGATCACCTTGCTGGCCATCGGCACCGGACGGCGCAGGTCGCTGATCCCCGCACTGGCCGCCGCCGCGCTGCTGCTGGTGCTCTACGACCCGTGGCTGGCCCGCAGTTACGGCTTCGTCCTGTCGGTTCTGGCCACCGGGGCGCTTCTGACGCTGGCTCCGCGATGGAGCGAAGCCCTGCAACGCCGGCGGGTGCCGCCACGGCTCGCGGAGGCGCTGGCTGCCGCGGCGGCCGCGCAGGCGGTGTGCGCGCCCGTCGTGGTGCTGCTCGCCTCCCGGGTGAGCCTGGTGGCGATCCCGTGCAACCTGCTGGCCGAGTTCGCGGTGGCGCCCGCCACGGTGCTCGGGTTCGCCGCGCTGGCCACGGCGCCGGTGGCCATGCCGGTGGCCGAACTGCTCGCCCGGGTGGCGGGGTGGCCGGCCGGCTGGATCGCGTCCGTGGCCCGGACCGGAGCGGGGCTCCCCGGGGCGGAGACCGACTGGCCCGACGGCAGGCCGGGGGCGCTGCTGCTGGCCGCGCTGACGGTGCTGCTGGTGCTGTTCGTACGGCGGGTCGGGCGCCGGCCCTGGATCTGCGCGGCGGCCGCGCTGCTGCTCGTGCTCGCGGTGCTCCGCCCGGTGCCGCTGACCAGGGTGATCACCGGATGGCCGCCGCCCGGCTGGGCGTTCGCGATGTGCGACGTCGGTCAGGGGGATGCCCTGGTGCTGGCGGCCGGGCCCGGTTCGGGAGTCGTCGTCGACGCCGGACCCGACCCCCGGCTCGCCGACCGGTGCCTGCGCGACCTGGGCATCACCCGTGTCCCGTTGCTGCTGCTCACCCACTTCCACGCCGACCACGTGCGGGGCCTGGCCGGTGTGCTGCGGGGCAGGGCGGTGGGTGCGATCCAGACGACGAGCCTGGACGAACCCCCGGAACAGGCCGCGTTCGTCAGGAGAACGGCAGCCGCGGCCGGCGTCCCCATGGTGCGGTCCGCCCCCGGCGAGCGGCGCCGGATCGGACCGCTCGACTGGCAGACGCTGTGGCCACCGGGCGACGGGACCACCACGGCTGCGGGCCCGGCCGTCGGCCCCGTGCCGGACGAGCCGAACGACGCGAGCGTCACCCTGTTCGTACGGGCCGGCGGGCTCACCCTGCTGCTCCTCGGCGACCTCGAACCCCCGGCCCAGCAGGGGCTGTTGCGCAGCCACCCGGCACTGCCGCCGGTCGATGTGCTCAAGGTCGCCCACCACGGCTCCGCCCACCAGGACGCCGCCCTGCTGCGCAGCGCGCATCCGCGGCTGGCCCTGGTGAGCGTGGGCCGGGGCAACCCGTACGGGCACCCTGCCGCCCGGACGGTCGAGGCGCTCAGGTCCGGGGGAGCGGTGGTGCTCCGCACCGACAGGGACGGAGCGATCGCGGTGACCGGCGCCGGGCGGGGACTGCGGGCGGTGGGCCGGTCATGACGGAGCGATCAGTCCAGCCACCGGCCCTCGGCCATCAGTTCACGGCCGGCGAGCTCGTTCTCCTCCCGCCAGGCCCTGACCGCGTACGGCGTGAACCGCAGGTACACCCAGGCGGAACGGCCCCGCAGGTCCCAGTTGAGCTTGGCGGCGAAGGCGTCGCCCGACTCGACGGGAAGGTCCGCGCCCTCGACGACCTCCGCCGTCGCCTCGATGAGGACCACATCGCGGGTGTGGCCCAGCGCGATCCTGGCCTGCCCGGCCGGTGTCACGTTGACCGCCGTCGGGTTGGTGCGCCGGGTGGCCATCAGCAGGGTCTCCCGGTCCCAGACGAACGAGAGGGGAACGAGGGTCGGTGCCCCGTCGGCGGAGGAGGTCGACACCCAGGCGTCCTCGTCCTTCTCCAGGTGATCGAGCACGTCCTGCTTGCGCTGTTCGCGGCTGCGCGCCGGCTCCGGATTCGTCATGCCCGCCACGCTAGTGAACGGGCGGGGCATCGCACCTCAGCCGCCGGACCTAGGACCATCGGC harbors:
- a CDS encoding ComEC/Rec2 family competence protein is translated as MSSQDVHAASGRRLGLSDPRQEGPLDLRLVPPALAAWVGAASALGAPGRWVAVGVVLCLGAAMVLVAVPGFAPLRAVRAARAGGDGRAEGGAGGGWRLRTTAVAAVLLCGAAGAASSGLYKAGARQGPVPGLAGQFARIEAEIILTSDARRTTPRVRGDHSTPVSLLLDAEIVRLAGRDGTAVRLRTPVLVVVTPGDAIAQWQRLLPSTRLRVDGRLAPPLHAGERASAVLRPGGKGPPRVIGPPTRLQRTAGGLRAGLRAATKGLGADARALLPGLVVGDTTRVTPELHEAFRATDLTHLMAVSGANLAILLALLIGPPGSALRVERRGLAPRLGIPLRATALLGGGLTLTFVLVCRPEPSVLRAAACGLITLLAIGTGRRRSLIPALAAAALLLVLYDPWLARSYGFVLSVLATGALLTLAPRWSEALQRRRVPPRLAEALAAAAAAQAVCAPVVVLLASRVSLVAIPCNLLAEFAVAPATVLGFAALATAPVAMPVAELLARVAGWPAGWIASVARTGAGLPGAETDWPDGRPGALLLAALTVLLVLFVRRVGRRPWICAAAALLLVLAVLRPVPLTRVITGWPPPGWAFAMCDVGQGDALVLAAGPGSGVVVDAGPDPRLADRCLRDLGITRVPLLLLTHFHADHVRGLAGVLRGRAVGAIQTTSLDEPPEQAAFVRRTAAAAGVPMVRSAPGERRRIGPLDWQTLWPPGDGTTTAAGPAVGPVPDEPNDASVTLFVRAGGLTLLLLGDLEPPAQQGLLRSHPALPPVDVLKVAHHGSAHQDAALLRSAHPRLALVSVGRGNPYGHPAARTVEALRSGGAVVLRTDRDGAIAVTGAGRGLRAVGRS
- a CDS encoding pyridoxamine 5'-phosphate oxidase family protein, whose protein sequence is MTNPEPARSREQRKQDVLDHLEKDEDAWVSTSSADGAPTLVPLSFVWDRETLLMATRRTNPTAVNVTPAGQARIALGHTRDVVLIEATAEVVEGADLPVESGDAFAAKLNWDLRGRSAWVYLRFTPYAVRAWREENELAGRELMAEGRWLD